A section of the Callithrix jacchus isolate 240 chromosome 14, calJac240_pri, whole genome shotgun sequence genome encodes:
- the LOC118147359 gene encoding myeloid-associated differentiation marker-like gives MQVIVTHPTVTTTVGSPTVLESPRALTQPLGFHRLLSVTLYATALVLWPLYQFSEKYAAQLWRAVDVSCSDRNPYHVCSWDRRLAVTILTAVNLLAYVGDLVYSAHLVFVNV, from the coding sequence ATGCAGGTGATTGTTACCCACCCAACCGTCACGACCACTGTGGGGTCCCCAACCGTCCTAGAGTCCCCTCGGGCCCTGACCCAGCCCCTGGGCTTCCACCGCCTGCTGTCCGTCACCCTCTATGCCACTGCCCTTGTCCTCTGGCCTCTCTACCAGTTCAGCGAGAAGTATGCCGCCCAGCTCTGGCGGGCAGTAGATGTGAGCTGCAGTGACAGAAACCCCTACCATGTGTGTAGCTGGGACCGCCGACTGGCTGTGACCATCCTGACGGCTGTCAACCTGCTGGCCTACGTGGGCGACCTGGTGTACTCTGCCCACCTGGTTTTTGTCAACGTCTAA